Proteins from one Ranitomeya variabilis isolate aRanVar5 chromosome 1, aRanVar5.hap1, whole genome shotgun sequence genomic window:
- the LOC143815973 gene encoding uncharacterized protein LOC143815973 isoform X1: MLKWTLFLRVFVYVLIWSSPRRAPEECLERVGTYHSHILSILVLHDCNIKYCFSVFPTAVSQKSMDFRSRDQTWLSRLQEAFKEDNVGSTVASGGDSRERIARLRLLLHKRTKLWWNRATLGQYLARNLIPRGLRVQIFPSYPIEDEVFKTEWENTANICSRGFIGLLIKLDETKLAELEKEIDDIQLFIKEDLTPEALGKLNGDLESDFLKWEQEISAVKTKKLQRDNSDYRDNHVYRWRTGRMRTRPTSLVRSGSMSSATSVDELSVTSDQSKSIHGDRGRKIQPNRAAKGRYTSQKRKFTSPPTYERKAKNNNLEVINLSTHSLSKTQSEVLKLGLNFVPSNQFNFFTAVKDTHLFCRKLLLKKLHAPKNSGNQLPSDVEAVALSALEDLLEEQQPDSFLLVIHGYALVMTPQQNPVNVSESEEKECPVVSVYTLSTYRFLYVVYVFL; encoded by the exons atgttgaagtggactcttttcctccgtgtttttgtttatgtattgatttggagtagtcccagaagggcacctgaggagtgcctagagagagttggtacttaccactcacacatactgagtatattggtgcttcatgactgtaatattaaatattgctTTTCTGTGTTTCCCACAGCAGTTAGTCAGAAGTCAATGGATTTTCGTAGTCGGGACCAGACATGGTTGTCTCGGCTGCAGGAGGCCTTTAAGGAGGATAATGTCGGCTCTACTGTCGCGAGTGGTGGTGATTCTAGAGAGAGGATTGCCAGGCTGAGGTTATTGCTGCATAAAAGGACAAAGCTGTGGTGGAATAGGGCCACTTTGGGGCAATACCTGGCTCGCAACCTGATTCCGAGGGGCTTACGTGTCCAAATTTTCCCCTCTTATCCAATTGAAGACGAGGTATTTAAAACCGAATGGGAGAATACTGCTAATATATGTTCTAGAGGCTTCATCGGTTTGCTTATTAAACTTGATGAGACCAAACTAGCGGAATTGGAGAAGGAAATTGACGATATTCAACTATTTATAAAAGAAGATTTGACACCAGAAGCATTGGGGAAACTCAATGGTGACCTTGAGAGTGATTTCCTCAAATGGGAGCAAGAGATAAGTGCGGTCAAGACAAAAAAACTGCAAAGAGACAATTCAGACTACCGCGATAATCACGTATATAGGTGGAGGACAGGGAGAATGAGAACTCGCCCAACATCACTGGTTAGGTCGGGCTCAATGTCATCCGCTACTTCAGTGGATGAACTGAGTGTGACATCCGACCAATCTAAAAGCATACATGGTGATAGAGGGAGAAAAATACAACCCAATAGAGCTGCAAAAGGAAGATATACCTCCCAAAAGAGAAAATTTACCTCCCCTCCTACGTACGAGCGGAAGGCGAAAAATAACAACTTAGAGGTGATTAATCTATCTACCCATTCCCTCTCTAAAACCCAGTCTGAAGTCCTTAAACTTGGTCttaattttgttccatctaatcagtttaatttttttacagctgtAAAAGACACGCATTTATTTTGTCGTAAATTACTACTGAAGAAGTTACACGCCCCTAAAAATTCTGGTAATCAACTTCCTAGTGACGTGGAAGCCGTTGCTTTATCGGCCCTGGAAGACCTACTTGAGGAACAACAACCAGATTCA tttttattagttatccatggctacgcactggtgatgacgccgcagcaaaaCCCGGTGAACGTCTCGGAatctgaagagaaggagtgtcctgTAGTTTCTGTCTATACGTTGTCCACGTATAGGTTCTTATACGTGGTTTATGTTTTCTTATGA
- the LOC143815973 gene encoding uncharacterized protein LOC143815973 isoform X2 translates to MLKWTLFLRVFVYVLIWSSPRRAPEECLERVGTYHSHILSILVLHDCNIKYCFSVFPTAVSQKSMDFRSRDQTWLSRLQEAFKEDNVGSTVASGGDSRERIARLRLLLHKRTKLWWNRATLGQYLARNLIPRGLRVQIFPSYPIEDEVFKTEWENTANICSRGFIGLLIKLDETKLAELEKEIDDIQLFIKEDLTPEALGKLNGDLESDFLKWEQEISAVKTKKLQRDNSDYRDNHVYRWRTGRMRTRPTSLVRSGSMSSATSVDELSVTSDQSKSIHGDRGRKIQPNRAAKGRYTSQKRKFTSPPTYERKAKNNNLEVINLSTHSLSKTQSEVLKLGLNFVPSNQFNFFTAVKDTHLFCRKLLLKKLHAPKNSGNQLPSDVEAVALSALEDLLEEQQPDSVVFISYPWLRTGDDAAAKPGERLGI, encoded by the exons atgttgaagtggactcttttcctccgtgtttttgtttatgtattgatttggagtagtcccagaagggcacctgaggagtgcctagagagagttggtacttaccactcacacatactgagtatattggtgcttcatgactgtaatattaaatattgctTTTCTGTGTTTCCCACAGCAGTTAGTCAGAAGTCAATGGATTTTCGTAGTCGGGACCAGACATGGTTGTCTCGGCTGCAGGAGGCCTTTAAGGAGGATAATGTCGGCTCTACTGTCGCGAGTGGTGGTGATTCTAGAGAGAGGATTGCCAGGCTGAGGTTATTGCTGCATAAAAGGACAAAGCTGTGGTGGAATAGGGCCACTTTGGGGCAATACCTGGCTCGCAACCTGATTCCGAGGGGCTTACGTGTCCAAATTTTCCCCTCTTATCCAATTGAAGACGAGGTATTTAAAACCGAATGGGAGAATACTGCTAATATATGTTCTAGAGGCTTCATCGGTTTGCTTATTAAACTTGATGAGACCAAACTAGCGGAATTGGAGAAGGAAATTGACGATATTCAACTATTTATAAAAGAAGATTTGACACCAGAAGCATTGGGGAAACTCAATGGTGACCTTGAGAGTGATTTCCTCAAATGGGAGCAAGAGATAAGTGCGGTCAAGACAAAAAAACTGCAAAGAGACAATTCAGACTACCGCGATAATCACGTATATAGGTGGAGGACAGGGAGAATGAGAACTCGCCCAACATCACTGGTTAGGTCGGGCTCAATGTCATCCGCTACTTCAGTGGATGAACTGAGTGTGACATCCGACCAATCTAAAAGCATACATGGTGATAGAGGGAGAAAAATACAACCCAATAGAGCTGCAAAAGGAAGATATACCTCCCAAAAGAGAAAATTTACCTCCCCTCCTACGTACGAGCGGAAGGCGAAAAATAACAACTTAGAGGTGATTAATCTATCTACCCATTCCCTCTCTAAAACCCAGTCTGAAGTCCTTAAACTTGGTCttaattttgttccatctaatcagtttaatttttttacagctgtAAAAGACACGCATTTATTTTGTCGTAAATTACTACTGAAGAAGTTACACGCCCCTAAAAATTCTGGTAATCAACTTCCTAGTGACGTGGAAGCCGTTGCTTTATCGGCCCTGGAAGACCTACTTGAGGAACAACAACCAGATTCAGTAG tttttattagttatccatggctacgcactggtgatgacgccgcagcaaaaCCCGGTGAACGTCTCGGAatctga